One window from the genome of Thalassospira xiamenensis M-5 = DSM 17429 encodes:
- a CDS encoding methyltransferase domain-containing protein — MKLKFWQRNADHDGDVLDHNGGHGGDMAEFVMPEGHSLSLATKLRARWQGYDNPVEYYLLQKEIDDYRAWLHKMRLFLARPVEPELGELDLDDEIGRWPPERIKLYAKLFDRGIMIPGGHDYALELAKPLALDETLSCLEIGAKLGGVARLLADKLGVWVTAYERDGELALLGMERSVQAGVQKKVPVQAFDPANPDLRKAYFNVVYSFGDLFHIEKKDVLLVSVAETLRDHGQILLTDYVLTSEGHEDEVANWAKYEDFKPFPWTADQYKKVLGKLKFDIRIAKDETDVHVSQIKAAWMAMLADIQNSGLDPDVLTYLVPEMEMWMNRVKMLENGTLAFYRFYATIR, encoded by the coding sequence TTGAAACTTAAATTCTGGCAACGCAATGCCGACCATGACGGCGATGTCCTTGATCACAATGGTGGTCATGGTGGTGATATGGCGGAATTCGTGATGCCCGAAGGTCACAGTCTGAGCCTTGCAACAAAACTTCGTGCGCGTTGGCAGGGGTATGACAACCCGGTCGAATATTATCTTCTGCAAAAAGAAATCGATGATTACCGGGCGTGGCTTCACAAAATGCGCCTGTTTCTTGCCCGGCCTGTTGAGCCGGAACTGGGCGAGCTTGACCTTGATGATGAAATCGGTCGCTGGCCACCGGAACGAATCAAGCTTTATGCCAAGCTGTTTGATCGCGGCATCATGATCCCGGGTGGTCATGATTATGCGTTGGAACTGGCAAAGCCGCTTGCACTTGACGAGACGCTGAGCTGCCTTGAAATCGGGGCGAAGCTTGGCGGGGTTGCGCGTTTGCTTGCCGACAAGCTTGGTGTCTGGGTAACTGCCTACGAGCGGGATGGCGAACTGGCGTTGCTGGGGATGGAGCGGTCCGTGCAGGCCGGAGTTCAGAAAAAAGTCCCGGTGCAGGCCTTTGATCCGGCCAACCCCGATTTGCGCAAAGCCTATTTCAACGTGGTTTATTCGTTTGGCGATCTTTTCCACATCGAAAAAAAGGATGTCTTGCTGGTCTCGGTGGCGGAAACGCTGCGTGATCACGGCCAGATATTGTTGACCGACTATGTCCTGACGTCCGAGGGCCACGAAGATGAGGTGGCCAATTGGGCAAAGTATGAGGACTTCAAACCGTTTCCATGGACGGCTGACCAATACAAAAAGGTGTTGGGCAAGCTGAAATTCGATATCCGTATCGCCAAGGACGAGACGGATGTGCATGTCAGTCAGATCAAAGCCGCCTGGATGGCGATGCTGGCAGATATCCAGAACAGCGGTTTGGACCCGGATGTGCTGACATATCTGGTGCCAGAGATGGAAATGTGGATGAATCGCGTAAAAATGCTTGAAAACGGAACGCTAGCCTTTTATCGGTTCTACGCAACGATCAGGTGA
- the ykgO gene encoding type B 50S ribosomal protein L36 gives MKIRNSLKSAKLREKGCRIVRRRGRVYVINKKNPRFKARQG, from the coding sequence ATGAAGATCCGGAACTCATTGAAATCCGCGAAGCTGCGGGAAAAAGGCTGCCGTATCGTGCGCCGCCGTGGCCGCGTATACGTGATCAATAAAAAGAACCCGCGTTTCAAGGCGCGCCAGGGTTAA
- a CDS encoding adenylate/guanylate cyclase domain-containing protein: MTSVLGVGLALRLGLDTAYDNTRNLWIAMTHADLKDAQNAMRNRIERMQRRNIWVAREVANGDLSPDDTAIWDNTLAALVTNELDVTAIGLLMPDGRFRWYDPKTDRTVSRQADPQEDIIARSLIAFGPGQSITQFPRWNSLVNQVVITEMIPLFQRGEYIGSLVQLVSLGDFSRDLKTDPTEAGRTPFVIVNDHVIAHPALPDWHQLHPPANIGTDDVLGVLPRIGDLADPVLAQMDQWQTFDFNDGRTPDGTNGSTASALETEGGYHVIITRKFEESAGLPIVMGMHFDPTVFTREWERLKLATLIGTAIMVLAIILAVMIAHYFTRPLKRFSAATRQLETGILDNLPILPGSHIIEFNDASRSFNNMAITLRDRERIGRLFGKFLPTAIAQQLLASDDDTGNIQSRQCEASILFVDLVGFTTLSEKIAPQRIVTILNAYFAKATAIIEQNGGIITQFQGDAILAVFNAFDEVPGHADAAVRTAVALQTLVHNELFDGEELRCRCGINTGLLVAGNVGAPDRLTFTVHGDAVNSAARLEAKNKELGTRILIASTTFDQLSDPSQARLADEILLRGRSETTAVYTIPIDGID, from the coding sequence ATGACCAGCGTACTCGGTGTGGGGCTTGCACTTCGCCTTGGCCTTGATACGGCTTATGACAACACCCGCAATCTATGGATTGCGATGACCCATGCCGACCTGAAAGACGCGCAAAATGCCATGCGCAACCGGATCGAACGGATGCAACGCCGCAATATCTGGGTCGCCCGCGAAGTGGCAAATGGCGATCTTTCACCCGATGACACTGCCATCTGGGACAATACCCTGGCGGCCCTTGTGACCAATGAACTCGATGTGACCGCCATCGGGCTTCTGATGCCCGATGGTCGTTTCCGGTGGTACGATCCAAAGACGGACAGGACTGTCTCGCGCCAGGCCGATCCCCAGGAAGACATCATCGCCCGATCCCTGATCGCCTTTGGCCCGGGCCAAAGCATCACGCAGTTTCCACGCTGGAACAGCCTGGTCAATCAGGTCGTGATTACCGAAATGATCCCGCTGTTTCAAAGGGGGGAATATATCGGATCGCTTGTGCAGCTTGTATCACTTGGCGATTTTTCACGCGATCTGAAAACGGACCCGACAGAGGCCGGACGCACGCCATTTGTCATCGTCAATGATCATGTCATTGCCCATCCCGCCTTGCCCGACTGGCACCAGTTGCACCCGCCCGCAAATATTGGAACCGATGATGTTCTTGGCGTCCTGCCCCGTATCGGCGACCTTGCCGATCCGGTTCTTGCACAGATGGACCAGTGGCAGACATTTGATTTCAACGACGGCCGAACACCTGATGGAACCAATGGTTCGACGGCCTCTGCACTCGAAACCGAGGGCGGATACCACGTTATCATCACCCGGAAATTTGAAGAATCGGCAGGTCTTCCAATTGTAATGGGCATGCATTTTGATCCGACCGTTTTTACCCGCGAATGGGAACGCCTGAAGCTCGCGACACTGATCGGAACGGCAATCATGGTTCTTGCCATCATTCTGGCCGTCATGATCGCGCATTATTTCACGCGCCCGCTTAAACGGTTTTCCGCCGCAACAAGGCAACTTGAAACCGGTATTCTTGACAATCTGCCGATCCTGCCCGGCAGCCATATCATCGAATTTAACGATGCATCACGATCATTCAACAATATGGCCATCACCCTGCGTGACCGCGAACGCATCGGACGGCTGTTTGGCAAATTCCTGCCAACGGCCATCGCCCAGCAATTGCTGGCCTCTGACGATGACACCGGCAATATCCAATCCCGCCAGTGCGAGGCATCCATCCTGTTTGTCGATCTGGTCGGCTTTACGACCCTAAGCGAAAAGATCGCCCCGCAGCGGATCGTCACCATCCTGAACGCCTATTTTGCCAAGGCAACGGCAATCATCGAACAAAATGGCGGCATCATTACCCAGTTTCAGGGCGATGCCATCCTTGCCGTGTTCAATGCCTTTGACGAGGTGCCCGGTCACGCCGATGCGGCGGTGCGAACGGCAGTCGCCCTGCAAACGCTGGTTCATAATGAACTGTTTGACGGTGAAGAACTGCGCTGTCGCTGCGGGATCAATACCGGCCTGCTGGTCGCGGGAAATGTCGGGGCGCCGGACCGTCTGACATTCACCGTACACGGCGATGCGGTCAACAGTGCAGCCAGACTGGAAGCCAAGAACAAGGAACTCGGCACGCGCATCCTGATCGCAAGCACCACATTCGATCAGCTTTCAGACCCGTCACAGGCCCGTCTTGCCGATGAAATTCTGCTGCGCGGACGCAGCGAAACAACCGCTGTCTATACCATTCCGATAGATGGCATTGATTAA
- a CDS encoding adenylate/guanylate cyclase domain-containing protein, which produces MAEKRRYSVLTVLLAGFSVTSILGVGIALYVGLGAAYQNTRNLWVMLSDLDLTSVQRTMHERMDNVGKRAVWVADQVASGALDPSFQYGWNNAMRALSASQIDVMAYGLITGDRQFIGYNPENMSEIRRTLPSDDVIFSELAHLRGPTVNHTGFPRWDPYFKQTVIADWIPLFADGRYVGTFIQYLSLSNLSNSLIRGREDLPGVPFILIAGNRVMAHPRLREWGDSAASALVNGADIARSPIPLPTINDIGDPVLANIGKSESIDIGDESKKRPEAKNLRLSGLDLDGRYSMIVTKQMMNTPFSPIIIGIHFEEELFDDEWNRLVLASVMGGTVLLLSIIVAVIIARHFTKPIRRFAAAARAFEEDGIENHDFPDLKGSRIREYDDAARSFNHMIKAVHDRERISSLFGKFLPASIARKLLASGTDSGVLPPQQCEATVLFVDIEGFTTLCEELEPQQIISMLNAYFDCATGIIEEHGGIITQFQGGAILAVFNAFDELHDHADAALDSAIAIQHAVKTRQFDGLSIHCRCGVNTGRMIAGNVGASARLSFTVHGDAVNTASRLERENKELGTRILLSDSTRDLLSDPERVVKAGQIQLRGRHTETLIYTCRN; this is translated from the coding sequence TTGGCTGAAAAACGCAGATATTCCGTCCTGACTGTTCTGCTTGCCGGGTTTTCTGTCACCAGCATTCTTGGTGTCGGTATTGCCCTTTATGTCGGACTTGGGGCCGCCTATCAAAACACCCGCAACCTTTGGGTCATGCTTAGCGATCTGGACCTGACATCGGTCCAGCGAACCATGCATGAACGGATGGACAATGTGGGTAAACGTGCGGTCTGGGTCGCCGATCAGGTGGCAAGTGGCGCTCTGGATCCAAGCTTTCAGTATGGCTGGAACAATGCGATGCGCGCACTTTCGGCGTCGCAAATCGATGTGATGGCCTATGGTCTGATTACCGGCGACCGCCAGTTTATCGGCTATAATCCCGAAAATATGAGCGAAATCCGCCGTACATTGCCCAGCGATGATGTTATTTTTTCAGAACTGGCGCATTTACGCGGACCAACGGTTAATCACACCGGTTTTCCACGATGGGACCCCTATTTCAAGCAGACAGTGATTGCTGATTGGATTCCATTGTTTGCGGACGGCCGCTACGTCGGAACATTCATCCAGTATCTGTCACTGTCAAACCTGTCCAACAGCCTTATCCGTGGGCGCGAGGACTTGCCTGGTGTTCCGTTTATCCTGATCGCCGGAAACCGTGTCATGGCCCATCCACGTCTTCGTGAATGGGGCGATAGTGCTGCATCGGCACTGGTAAATGGCGCGGATATCGCACGCAGCCCTATTCCCCTTCCGACGATCAATGATATCGGCGATCCGGTTCTGGCCAATATCGGCAAGTCCGAGTCCATTGATATTGGCGATGAAAGCAAAAAACGCCCCGAAGCCAAAAACCTTCGCCTGTCCGGCCTTGATCTTGATGGCCGCTATTCGATGATCGTCACCAAACAGATGATGAATACCCCCTTCTCGCCGATCATCATCGGGATCCATTTCGAAGAAGAACTGTTTGATGACGAATGGAACAGGCTGGTTCTGGCATCGGTGATGGGTGGGACTGTTTTGCTGCTATCGATCATCGTTGCCGTGATCATTGCCCGTCACTTTACCAAACCGATCCGCCGTTTTGCCGCTGCCGCCCGGGCATTTGAGGAAGATGGTATCGAAAACCACGATTTCCCCGACCTTAAAGGCAGCCGTATTCGCGAATATGATGATGCCGCACGATCATTCAATCACATGATCAAGGCCGTCCATGACCGCGAACGGATCAGCAGCCTGTTTGGTAAATTCCTGCCGGCCTCCATTGCCCGCAAACTTCTGGCATCGGGAACCGATTCCGGGGTTCTTCCGCCGCAGCAGTGCGAGGCAACTGTCCTGTTTGTCGATATCGAAGGCTTCACGACATTATGTGAAGAACTTGAACCGCAACAGATCATCTCGATGCTCAATGCCTATTTTGATTGCGCGACCGGCATTATCGAAGAACATGGTGGCATCATTACCCAGTTCCAGGGTGGCGCAATTCTTGCGGTATTTAACGCCTTTGATGAATTGCATGACCATGCCGATGCGGCCCTTGATTCGGCCATCGCCATTCAGCATGCCGTCAAAACCCGCCAGTTCGACGGACTTTCCATTCATTGCCGCTGCGGGGTGAATACCGGGCGCATGATCGCCGGGAATGTCGGCGCAAGTGCCCGCCTGTCCTTTACCGTGCACGGCGATGCCGTGAACACCGCGTCGCGGCTTGAACGGGAAAACAAGGAACTGGGAACCCGCATCCTTCTATCAGACAGCACCCGCGATCTCCTTTCCGATCCCGAGCGGGTGGTAAAAGCCGGACAAATCCAGTTGCGTGGCCGTCATACCGAAACTCTAATCTATACCTGCCGGAATTGA
- a CDS encoding Lrp/AsnC family transcriptional regulator produces the protein MKRNIDDIDRRLIARLQQNARTPIAALARDVDLSRSAVQERLERLEKAKFITGYTIQLGEQARALLLAEVMIQVEQKQSAGVVGALQKITHCIRCLAISGEYDLIAEIAADTSEELDTVLDQIGALPGIKRTASSIILSTKFDRR, from the coding sequence ATGAAACGCAACATTGATGACATTGATCGCCGCCTGATCGCCCGGCTGCAACAAAACGCCCGCACCCCGATTGCGGCCCTTGCGCGTGATGTCGATCTGTCACGAAGTGCTGTTCAGGAACGCCTTGAACGCCTTGAAAAGGCAAAGTTCATAACCGGATACACAATACAGCTTGGCGAACAAGCACGTGCGCTTTTGCTTGCCGAAGTCATGATACAGGTCGAACAGAAACAGTCTGCCGGGGTGGTCGGCGCGCTTCAGAAAATAACCCACTGCATTCGGTGCCTTGCGATTTCCGGTGAATATGACCTGATCGCCGAAATTGCCGCCGACACATCCGAAGAACTTGATACCGTTCTTGACCAAATCGGGGCCTTGCCCGGAATTAAACGCACGGCAAGCTCAATCATCCTTTCCACGAAATTTGATAGACGATAA
- a CDS encoding saccharopine dehydrogenase family protein → MKKVLILGAGKIGRIAAVMLRESGEYAVTLADSNGHMLEICAKDDAATLVKVDVTDEAALTDVAKGHDAILSTCPFYLNVAIARVARSVGASYFDVTEDVETTRAIRDIAKDADGAFVPQCGLAPGFISIAAHDLFKRFDSVQNLRLRVGALPQNPTNRLKYNLTWSTDGLINEYLNPCEAIHKGKRIEVLPLEGYERFTIDGTEYEAFNTSGGVGALCDMLEGKVENLDYKTVRYPGHQEILKILIEDLGLGKRPDLMKEIFEKSLPITSQDVIVIFADAIGTRDGELCEENFIRKVHGTAIGGRNWSAIQITTSAGLCAVMDMVLTGKLAGKGYIRQEQVSLDDFLANRFGHYFSHED, encoded by the coding sequence ATGAAAAAAGTTCTGATCCTTGGGGCAGGTAAAATCGGTCGTATTGCTGCTGTCATGCTGCGTGAAAGTGGCGAATATGCGGTGACGCTGGCGGATTCCAACGGGCATATGCTTGAAATTTGTGCCAAGGATGATGCGGCAACGCTGGTCAAGGTTGATGTCACCGACGAGGCGGCATTGACGGATGTGGCCAAAGGCCATGATGCAATCCTGTCGACCTGTCCGTTTTACCTTAATGTCGCGATTGCGCGTGTGGCGCGCAGTGTTGGCGCATCTTATTTTGATGTCACCGAAGATGTTGAAACCACCCGTGCCATTCGTGATATTGCCAAGGATGCCGATGGGGCGTTTGTGCCGCAATGTGGTTTGGCACCCGGCTTTATTTCAATCGCGGCCCACGATCTTTTCAAGCGGTTTGATAGCGTTCAGAACCTGCGTCTTCGTGTCGGTGCCCTGCCGCAAAACCCGACCAACCGGTTGAAATACAACCTGACATGGTCGACAGATGGTCTGATCAACGAATATCTGAACCCGTGCGAAGCCATCCACAAGGGTAAGCGGATCGAGGTTCTGCCGCTTGAAGGATATGAGCGTTTCACCATCGATGGCACCGAATACGAGGCATTCAATACATCGGGCGGGGTCGGTGCGCTTTGTGACATGCTGGAAGGCAAGGTCGAAAACCTTGACTACAAGACCGTGCGTTACCCCGGGCATCAGGAAATCCTGAAAATCCTGATCGAAGACCTTGGGCTTGGCAAGCGCCCCGATCTGATGAAGGAGATCTTTGAAAAGTCGCTACCGATCACAAGTCAGGACGTGATCGTGATTTTTGCCGATGCAATTGGTACCCGCGATGGCGAGCTTTGCGAGGAAAACTTTATCCGCAAGGTTCATGGCACGGCAATCGGTGGCAGGAACTGGTCGGCGATCCAGATCACGACGTCGGCCGGGCTTTGTGCGGTGATGGATATGGTCCTGACCGGCAAACTGGCGGGCAAGGGATATATCCGGCAGGAACAGGTTTCGCTTGATGATTTTCTTGCCAACCGTTTCGGCCATTACTTCAGCCACGAGGATTGA